TAAACAGATTTTCATAGAAAATCTAAAAACttatacacttacatatttcagcttaaatttataaaccgcagatatattaatataaatacggCACAGCACTTATCAATTGAGCATtcgaaatgtatgtatgtatttatattaggCAGAGCCTTTGTCAATGTTGGAAATCAAAATTGTCGACCTAAATTCGATTTTGgtataattatttcaatatttaattgtattagaaatttaaatattatatcaaCACAAAATGCAAATGTCTTCatgattaaaattaatatacgtAAAACCAGtgaattatataaattactATAAAACTTTGAACACCCTTCCACAAATTCTGTAAATACCAATTCTTAATTAACTTATCCTTATGTATTCTTTCAGCTTTTCAGTTTTTGATTCCGCTTCAAATTTGTGTACCCCTTGTATACTATTTAAAATGTAACAACCACTCCGTCGTACTTAATTATACTCATTTAAGTTTACAAATACATTGTGAAttacatttacttttttttataaatataatatgtatgtacatattatacaatATGTGCATGGAAGGAAGTCTTAACGGAAAGATAacttacaataacaaaatgagAAATTCTATAAGATTTACATAAATTCTGAATTTTGGCATGGATCAGTTTTTAAGAGGCAGGCTTTacagcaaaattttttcatagttataattacataattatttatagtGAATTGTAATTAGTTGAGTTTTATTAAACAAGTTGAAAACTAATAACTCTCAGGTAGATTAGTAAACAGTTGAGAAATGAAACATGGGCTAATTGATTAAGGTTTTTTTCAATTCAGATGAAAATGGAATAACGATAAATTGAGGAACTTTTAGACAGCTGCTTGACGTATCATCACGTATGAGCACTTGCTGAAAGCTCTTCCAAACGTAGACACAGCTCCTGGGCCAAACGCATATGCGTGGCTGCGTTGGCACATGTTGATGGCGGAGCGGAGGATGTGACGGTAGCAGCAGATTCGTGGGGATTTAAATGTGTCATTGCCTCCTGATAACTGGGACACACCCCATGCCATCGAGCTTTGCTATAGGCATGCGactgtaaaacaaataaacagatTACCATATAGttagtaaatgaaattaaagcaAGCATTTATAACAGCATATTATCTCTACACAACTGATGAATTGGCGAATTGTAATGCATATTATGTTATgcattatgtatgtatggacaCAGGAAATTTAAATCGAATATGAGAGAACATTAGCAATTTAAAGAAGAAGCGAAATACCCGTTAATGTATCTTATACCTACCATTGTGAAATCACGCTTCCACAGTACACCACATTGACCATCACATAGTGGGCAAGGTCGCTCTAAGCTATAGCCTCCACATTCACTACAATCGAGAGAAACATGATCATCGGTCCAGGATACTCCACATGTAAAACATGAGCCCATGTGCTGACGCAGCTCTTCAATAGTAAGTACATTGTCCACGGAAATTTCCAACGGACTACCGACTAAATCGGACAATGATGAAGACATGCTAATACTGCTGCgtctttaagaaatttatagataaaaatatatagataataACTCCAACGATGAACAAAATTATGCTTATTTTAGATTTCTGATAAGCCTGTATGGTTCCTCCTTAGAAGACCAATgaatatcatttcatttttacaaaAGTTATCACTTTGATATACGTAACTCTATATCTGTCTTGATTTGTTTAAGGCACTACAAACTTACCCCAATGGGCTGCAGATATCGGTAAATTGCGGTCCGTGAACACTAGCTAAAGACATTGTTGTCGGagctgcaaataaaataaaaaaaagtgtaaataagTTCGTAATACtttcttgaatttttgaaatgtgTGTGAATCCCGATCTCGATGAAACAATTgtttctattaattttatttcttcataaTTGCATGCATAcaaagtatgtgtatatacacacatgatCAAAATAATGAGTACGTTATTAATTATTCTAAGATTTTTAGCAAATCGTGCGAATTATTTTAATGGTTCGTTATTTCGCTTatgtactactatgagcaaaatatagtaagactttgtttataattttaaaattcttaatatgTCGTCCCCTCAAAGTAGTCCCTGTTGGCCCAAATACATtttgtggtgcaaaaaccaagctACTTTTTTAACGAATAACTTctcgcaaacgacgcataacactcaaatagtattccttgttgacagtttggccggtcggacggaattcggagtgcaccacacttgataatcaaagaaaactgacAACATAGCCATAATTTTTTACCTTCTTTGACGTGGCGTTTACCTTTATTGTGACAAGAAAAAATTGAGTATAAGATTATAACTCGCAAATAATCATTGAAATTGGTCAGCCCTAGGTGGCGGAAAAAAGTATATCTGGTTGAgcgttgaaataaatattaatttgtttttgaatgttGTCAGACGCAATGAACATGACAATGGATTGGAAAGCAATCATTCCAAAATAAGGCTCAGTTATGGaatttcgttgaaaaaaccatgtGTGAGACTTCAATTAATACGTGTCGCGAACTTACCTCTAGCATGCCAAAACGAATTtcaaaagtaattgaaaaataatggcggatataatagaaacagattaaagtaagaaaaaatcaaatagcgCATAGAAAACTGAATCCAATAACTAtctgttgtatttattattttttactattttaaaaatttataattaaatatctttgtttattttacaatatttaaatgataaaagaaattatatgttACATTCTTTCCCTTCAAACATGAATAAACGTGAATGTATTTTTGATTGAAAGCCACACGGgtgtatgtacttattattttgaccatgtgtgtatatgcagtTTAAAAATCATAACATCGACTGACTAACAACggtaagtttaaaaaaaatccgtGTTTTTACTtcaaacatat
This portion of the Bactrocera dorsalis isolate Fly_Bdor unplaced genomic scaffold, ASM2337382v1 BdCtg029, whole genome shotgun sequence genome encodes:
- the LOC105229323 gene encoding protein pinocchio (The sequence of the model RefSeq protein was modified relative to this genomic sequence to represent the inferred CDS: added 217 bases not found in genome assembly), which codes for MKSRPTGRNSVVSEWEDNIIFDADDPDFYSASPNAENQQIVLSTRTLTLMAQTPIVGCLDNSNNKLNAVNIKAPTTMSLASVHGPQFTDICSPLGRSSISMSSSLSDLVGSPLEISVDNVLTIEELRQHMGSCFTCGVSWTDDHVSLDCSECGGYSLERPCPLCDGQCGVLWKRDFTMSHAYSKARWHGVCPSYQEAMTHLNPHESAATVTSSAPPSTCANAATHMRLAQELCLRLEELSASAHT